CATTTCATTTTTCAACTAACAGGTTAAATAAATTATGTAACCACATTAAGACGTGGGTAAATAAAATAATAACGTGAACGGTAACTACATGTTTtctattgattatatatatatatacaataacaaATTTATAATATTTTCTTTTCATATAGAACGAAAGTTAGTAAAAATTATGAAACTTTTaaacaaataaaattatatatatatatatatatatatatatatatatatatatatatatatatatatatatatatatatatatatatatatatatatatatatatatatatatcattttaaaaAAACTATGTATATTTTAATTGGGACGGAAGACATGGGATGGACAAACCTTTTTACGAGTCCTTTTATAAAACTTAAACCTAAAAATAAATATACGCATATTTTTAGATTTTTATTGCCAACAAAGCACGAAATACCAATTCATGAAAACATGGGGACAAAAATAATTCACAAGATAAAGATGTCACGGATTGGAAATAGGATTGTGGCTAGTCATAGCTTTTACCACGTTTTTAatttattataatttatttattataattattatatttatcttaattattaaaaaaaatatataaaaaataaagtaGACAAAAACTCACAAGATTATAAAGGTGATGTCTAGATCCATTTACCacgttttttttctttattttattttatatattattatattatattattatattattatattaaaattatcatattattatattaatttattaaGTCTATATATATCTCTCTTTGTGGTCGACACCAGATGCACACATACATTCCAGTTACACTCCGTatcaattttattgttattattattattattattattattattatcaagatgaaCTTCAAGATTAGTATTTATATTCTATAAACGGGTTATACACGAGTGTTTCTAATACGGGTTTTAAATCGATTGAAACTAAGGAAAATAtgagtattgttcgtgaggtcaacttagcgtttatcattttcgttgcgtctgcgtatttttctgcaatattgaaccacaatattgaaatGTAAGTTCAGTTGATCCCTTTTTACTAAATGTTTttacaatttatatttttgggctgagaatacatgcactttattttaaacgcaatggacacaagtacatactaaattctacactgagtttgaaccgaaaatcccttagctttagtaactagtagctgccggttataagaattggtgggcacgaatagttgtatatggatccatagggcttgatatccccgtccgttcgaggtatagagaccctagcctgaattataaagcggacgtatgctatttgagtttagtacacattggtttgcgtgtattatacatgttggttggatttatgttaaaacaggggtatttattatatatacgttaagtttagttgccAAGGTGctaaatttcgtagaatattttggatgaaacaactgaagtcttgtggtccacctttatatacagattatgcacaatattaaaactatgaactcaccaacttttgtgttgacacttttaagcatgtttattctcaggtccctagaagtcttccactgtttgcttatacgttatacaagctatgtgcatggagtcatacatgttttattcgagaaaactttgcattcacaaaatcgtcaccatgtatcttattttgactgtattgtcaacgaatgtagtattgtaaactataattacggtgattttctatacgtagaaatcatcagatatcgaaaaccttggatttatatattcatttatggtgtgccttttcaaaagaatgcaatgtttataaaacgtatcatatagaggtcaatacctcgcaatgaaatcgatgaatgatgtactacgtctaaaggggatttggacgggtcattacACTATCTCTTAGAGTCACAGCATTAAGTGCCCTATAATCTATGAAAAACCTCCATGACCTATATTTTTTTCTTTACTAATAAGACAGGAGAACTAAAACTGCTAGTGCTGGGTTGAATGACCCCAGACTTTAACATATCATCAACCTATTTTTCTATTTCATCTTTTTGAAAATGTGGATACCTATAGGGTTTAACATTGATTGGAGATGCATCTTGAACCAAATTGATATTGTGTTGTAAAAACCTCTTTGGTGGTAGGGCAATAGATTCTGCAAATACATCAGCAAAATATTGCAAAACACTTGCTATAACTGGTTTTAGTTTATCTGGCAACTTAAGAGGTTCTTTGATGATATCTTTTTCAGAATTAAGCACAACTAACTCCAACTCTTGACCCTTTTCTTGTACCCACAACATATAGCACCCTAAGGTAGTTTCAGTATGTACCACCCTTTAAATTGCCTGTTTGAAATGGATTCAACAATTGCCTGTTGTATACCATTCAATACTATTTGTTTCCCTTTCACTTCAAAACTCATGGTCATGTTTTTATAATTTATTGTCGCATCACCCAAAGTCTCCATCCATGATATCCCCAATATAGCATCAGCCCATGAAGATTAAAAACAAAAAACTCTGTTTGGAACTCATGACCCTGAATGTTGACTGTGACATTCTTACATGTACCAATACATTCTAAGTGTTGACCATTACCCACCATAACATGAAATTGATTAGTAGGGTGAAATGGTAAGTTTAAGTATCTTACCATTCTTTCTTGAAGGAAATTGTGACTGCTACCACTGTCTATCATCAACTGTATCTTTTTGCCTTATATTGACCCCTCCATTCTAAGAGCTCTAGGGTTTGTTTGTCCCCACAGTGCATGTAAATTAATGGCTGGTTGTGTGCCATAATCCAAATCACCCCCTGTTTCACAATCTTGGATCACATTTTGACTTTCTTGTTTTTCTTCACCTTCAGAAACATCTTCTACTTCAATCATATGAAAATTTGACTTAGCAGCACACTTATGATTTCTATTCCACTTTTCATTACAATTATAGCACTCGCCTTTTGCATCTTTCTAAACTCTTTCACTATCAGTTAAATGTTTGATAGACCTTGTAAACCTTGGTGTCTGACTATTTTGAAATGCAGTAGAATCATTGTACTTTGATGTGGCAGGTAATGACAAATTTCCTTTGCCATTATTCGAAGAATTGTATCCACTTCTGTCATTCAGTTTATCTTCATACATTTTTGCCAATCCAATTGCCCGACTTAAGGAAAAAGGCATTTTTGACTTCACTTCTCTCCTTATTTCAGGTTTTAGACCAGCTATATAGCAACTCTTTAAGGTTTTATCAGAAAGATCTCTTGTTCTACAGCATAGAGTTTGAAACTCTAATGGATACTCTTGCACTGATCCTTTTTGCACTAGTCTTGTCAACTTCTACAGTGGATCTTCATAAGCCGAAGGCCCAAATTGCACCTTTAATGCAATAACAAAATCTAACCATGAATGAATTTGGTTAGTCATTTCCATCCACTGAAACCAACTGTTAGCCAATCCATCCAAATGCATCGACACATATAACAGTTTTTGAGTTGTCGTGACTTTGTGAAATTCAAAGAATTTCTCCGCTTTGTAAATCCATTTTTCTGGATCACTTCCTCCACCAATTGAATCGAAGCATCACCCGTCATGACTGTATTCTGAAATTGAGATTGAGTTCATGGATTTTGTGAAACTAAAGCAATCACCGGTTGCAACACTTGGATTATACGATCAACTACTCTATCTAGCAATTTCCCTTACGGGGAAGATGATTCCGCCATTGTCAAGATAATTGAAACAACGAAAGCACCAAATTGTTATGATCTATTTGAGACGATCACAAATCTCCAGAAATTGGGGaaagaattaaaaaaaattattgattGAAAAAGTAGTTACGATTTGTTACaaatcgattacgagtatatgtaatCGTCATTCTGCTACAAACCCTTACGACCTAACTGATGCTTAACAACTCACTCCTTGCTAACTAATTCAGCTTATAATCTCTGGACCATTTTGGTGGACCGACTTGTCTTTTGGGTCTGTGCTCTATGGACTTAGTTATTGAGCTAGACGTTTCAACTTCATCATTTACTAACATCAGTATCACCGTTGTATGCAGTGGCGGAGCTTGAACGTTGCGGTTGGAGGCGCGAAATTTTGTCTAATGTGTCATACGATTTTttgcaaaacaaaaaaaaaaaaatcaaaaaaaaaaaacaaaacaaaaacgtTAACTTTGGTGGACAAAATTGCATATTTTATACGCATTTTAGGTGACAATATCGATCATACTTGTACATTGTCTAAGTTAACTTCTTAAACTTTAGTTTTAAAAATGATTTCAAGGTAAAAATGACCAAGAGATATGAAAGAATTAAGTAGATTGTCGATGAAAACAAAATTTGCGCGCCTTCACCATTTTCGTTATATCTTCTTCATACGGACTCCGATTTAGTTGATTCAAAAGTCCAAACGTCCGTATCTCAAAGGGCTACAAAATACCATTACTTACTGAAACTTTTGGAGGGGCGAGGGCTCCCTCCTGCCCTAATAAAGCTCCGCCCCTGGTTGTATGTGTTTTGTGTGATTCTTTCATGTTAGATGAAAGTTTCATTGAGTtacatatttctttttttttttttaattaaaataaattaaagtttttttttttggttaaaaaACGATTACTATTAAAAATAGAATACCTTCATCAATAAATGAAAGATTCTATAAACTGATACAACATTCCAACGATCGTTAAGGCTCGAAAAAAGTAAACAATCTCGAAAGACCTAAGATCTAACTAACGCAAACCTAGCCAAAACGAGAACGGTCATACAATGAGCAAGCACAACCAAACTAAAATAACAACCACAGCCAGACTAACGACGTGAATACCCTAAAACACAACTCAATAAGTGAACCTCAACAAACTAATAACGCAATAGATCAAAAAATCGAACACAACTAAGAGGGGCTTTTACCATTCCTTTTGTCTGGACGTGACGTTATTCCTTCATGAGCCAATACTCAATAGTGGGCTGGATTTTTTAGTTGTTAcacaaaaggaaaaagaaaaaaacaaacaaACGAAATATAATGTGTTTGTTTGGAGACATTCGGAGTGGGACGCCATCTGGACCCTGGTGATTTCATTCAACTGGACCACCAACAATAAACTTTTGAAGTGTTTTGGGGTTTATTGTTCGACACCTGGCGTGGAGATCTCAATTCTCAACGAGAGGAGCAGGGACGGTTTCAAATCTCTTGTTCATCAGTTTTCCAAATTGTTTTATACACTTTTTTGGATCGTTTCAACAATTAAACATTCGGTACATTTATTTGAattttacaacgattaattattcaATCTCAATTTAGTTGACTGATTGTTCAAATTCAATTGTGACTAatttcatttattcaaatgaaccCTAGTTTTGAATCACAAAATAtaattagtaacttaattattgtTGCGTTATTAGTTTTGTATTTAATCGAAAGATCCAATGTTATTTAGCTTTTAAGATTAATTCAAGTTACACGATTTATTGAGTGGTCGACGATAATTGATTCGCGACATATTTCATGCATAATTGCTTTTACGATTTAGTGTGTGGGCATGTGTGGACATTAGTGTGGCTTTGATTTTACGAGAGCAAAACTAGATTATATCACATTTTTAATTAACTGTATTGTGAATGACAAATCTTTGGTAATATACTTGTTCAGAAACAACAAGAATCGAGAGACGATCACATGTCCTTTGTCACACATTAATTAAACGGTTTTTTTAAACTACAATTCTTGCTTGGAAGAATGATCCTAAATGATTACTTTTTCCTATGATCTTATTTATTTTATGTTATCGTTTTTTAGTTGTTACTTTTGATTTGAAATCAGTTTTCTTATAAAAACTTGTACTCTAATTTAACTTTTAGTAATTAAATTTCTTGAATTCGCTACTAATTAGCTTCTATTGCACGATTAGAACTAGTTGCTATTGTGTGTTATAATTTTTGGATTAGTTTTTCTTATTAACTTAAGGATAGATAGATTTCACACATTTAACTACCCCTTTCCTCACAACAAGTCACGTCACAACAAAAACCTTACAACATTTCTCACCATAGGAAATGGTCTAAGTTGATCGATCATCTTAATTGGACCGTTATTACTAAGCAGCTCACCGTAATTGAGTACAACTACGTTTAGATGTGTGCTAATTTACCGACCCGATCCCTGTGATCAgctcaaagggaaggttttaccgacccgatccggaactaaggtccggcccgcctgcccctcgggatggtttaagggttcggatccctgtgatcgtggttcgggtttcctgcccgaacgtgtttgtgtgtgcaaatgatgactaggcttcggtccggactgatgcaatcttgccgtttaaaaaaaaaaaaaaatatttgtgtGCTAATTTATCTATTTGTTAGTATCCTTCACATTTGAATGTTTCCTTTTTTGTTGTATCGTACATTTATCTATTTTCCCCCTTCTTTTAGTTGTAGGGAACCCTTAATTATTTGGACTCAAACTTCTACCATATGATCGTTACAACAGTCAACTTtgcaaaaagttaataattatgagCTAACCTATAGTACGCGGTCCTAACAAATCATTACTTTCAAAATGCTATAAACTAAATGCTATGTTCATAATTGTGCACTAATTTAGACTTTTTCGCTATAAATAAGTCATCAAAGTTACACTAGTATAAATGTACTATTAGAATGTTGTACACTTAGTGATTTACGAATCATCATCAacctatatataataaataaactcATATACACTGTTGTCTTCTTCACTCACGTTTCACAATTCACTTGCATTCAACAATGGACACCCATGAATCCTTAAGTATCACACTCGAATATGTTCAATCAGGCTACTATTACCTCATAGTCACAGCGTTGATCAATGTTGCCGTGTTTGGATATGTTGCATACATTTTAACCCGAGCCCGACCCGTTTATCTTGTTGATTTTTCATGTTACCGACCACCCGACAACCTTAAAGTGAAGAAAGAAACCCTAAAAAAGTTGGCACAACAATACGGAGATTTCAATAGTTCTTCACTTGATTTTTTTGAAAAGATTCTAGATCGTTCCGGTCTTGGAGACGAAACGTATCTACCGGGCGTGATGCAAAGCAGCCCACCAGCACCATCCCTAACTGCCGCTAAAGAAGAAGCCGAACGACAAATATGTGGTGCACTTGACATACTATTCAAAAACACGAATGTTGATACAAAAGATATCGGTATTTTGGTCCTAAATTGCAGCCTTTTGCACCCTATTCCGTCGCTATCTGCATTGATTGTGAATAAATACAAGCTACGTGGGAACATTAATACGTTTAATCTGGGCGGTATGGGGTGTAGTGCTGGTGTGATCGCTATTGATTTAGCGAAAGATATGTTAAAAGTACATCGAAACACTTACGCGGTTGTTGTTAGTGTGGAAAACCTTGTTGAAGAATGGTATAGAGGGAATAAGAAATCAATGTTGATCCCAAATTGCTTATTTAGAATCGGTTGCGCGGCTGTTTTGTTATCGAACAAACGTTCAGATGAACGTCGAGCAAAGTACAAGCTGGTTCATGTCGTCCGAACCCATATGGGTTCGGACGATGCAGCTTTTAAATGCATTGCTCGAGAGAAAGATAACGAGGGAATTTACGGGGTTTCATTATCCAAAGACTTAATTAGAGTCGCGGGCAATGCATTAAAAGAAAACATCACAACTCTAGCACCACTCGTGCTTCCGTTAAGCGAACAACTTTATTTCGCGGCTAACCTAGTCGCAAGAAAAGTACTCAAGTCGAAAAATAAGCCATACATTCCGGACTTCAAAAAGGCGTTCGATCACTTTTGTATTCACGCTGGTGGGAAGGCTGTTATCGATGAATTAGAGAAGAATATGCATTTGTCGAAGGAACACGTGGAGCCATCAAGGATGGCTTTGTATCGATTTGGTAACACGTCAGCGAGTTCGATTTGGTATGAGCTAGCGTACACGGAGGCTAAAGGGCGTATGAAGAAAGGTAACCATGTATGGCAGATAGCTTTTGGGAGCGGGTTCAAGTGTAACAGTGCCGTGTGGGTAGCTGTTCGGGCCGTTAAGCCCTCAGCTAATAACCCATGGGAAGATTGCATTCATGAATTTCCGGTAGAAATTTAAGAGCATTATTATACCAAATTATCATACAGTATCATGTAGTATCAACTTTAATTCGTGATCTTATGTGTTTCCTAAtaaacctttatatatatatatatatatatatatatatatatatatatatatatatatatatatatatatatatatatatatatatatatatatatatatatatataagtagtttcGCCATTACT
This genomic window from Rutidosis leptorrhynchoides isolate AG116_Rl617_1_P2 chromosome 2, CSIRO_AGI_Rlap_v1, whole genome shotgun sequence contains:
- the LOC139890963 gene encoding 3-ketoacyl-CoA synthase 4-like, with protein sequence MITFSYDLIYFMLSFFSSRPVYLVDFSCYRPPDNLKVKKETLKKLAQQYGDFNSSSLDFFEKILDRSGLGDETYLPGVMQSSPPAPSLTAAKEEAERQICGALDILFKNTNVDTKDIGILVLNCSLLHPIPSLSALIVNKYKLRGNINTFNLGGMGCSAGVIAIDLAKDMLKVHRNTYAVVVSVENLVEEWYRGNKKSMLIPNCLFRIGCAAVLLSNKRSDERRAKYKLVHVVRTHMGSDDAAFKCIAREKDNEGIYGVSLSKDLIRVAGNALKENITTLAPLVLPLSEQLYFAANLVARKVLKSKNKPYIPDFKKAFDHFCIHAGGKAVIDELEKNMHLSKEHVEPSRMALYRFGNTSASSIWYELAYTEAKGRMKKGNHVWQIAFGSGFKCNSAVWVAVRAVKPSANNPWEDCIHEFPVEI